The proteins below are encoded in one region of Scyliorhinus torazame isolate Kashiwa2021f chromosome 16, sScyTor2.1, whole genome shotgun sequence:
- the ube2d1b gene encoding ubiquitin-conjugating enzyme E2 D1b isoform X4, translated as MFVWQATIMGPYDSPYQGGVFFLAIQFPTDYPFKPPKVAFTTRIYHPNINSNGSICLDILRSQWSPALTISKVLLSICSLLCDPNPDDPLVPEIAHMYKTDKEKYNKQARDWTQKYAM; from the exons A TGTTCGTTTGGCAAGCCACTATAATGGGACCT TATGACAGTCCGTATCAGGGAGGAGTTTTCTTTCTTGCAATTCAATTCCCTACAGATTACCCTTTTAAACCACCAAAG GTTGCATTTACAACAAGAATATATCATCCAAACATAAACAGCAATGGCAGCATATGTCTTGATATTCTGCGGTCACAGTGGTCACCGGCATTAACAATATCAAAAG TTTTATTGTCTATTTGTTCACTCCTGTGCGATCCTAATCCTGATGATCCACTGGTTCCAGAAATTGCACACATGTATAAAACAGATAAGGAAAA GTACAACAAGCAAGCAAGAGATTGGACTCAGAAGTATGCAATGTAG
- the ube2d1b gene encoding ubiquitin-conjugating enzyme E2 D1b isoform X1, whose translation MANTPSTEGTDSCWGTVQQELKDLQRDPPAQCSAGPAGDDMFVWQATIMGPYDSPYQGGVFFLAIQFPTDYPFKPPKVAFTTRIYHPNINSNGSICLDILRSQWSPALTISKVLLSICSLLCDPNPDDPLVPEIAHMYKTDKEKYNKQARDWTQKYAM comes from the exons ATGG CTAACACCCCTTCTACTGAAGGCACTGACTCATGCTGGGGGACAGTTCAACAG GAATTAAAAGACTTGCAACGAGACCCACCAGCTCAATGTTCAGCGGGTCCAGCAGGAGATGATA TGTTCGTTTGGCAAGCCACTATAATGGGACCT TATGACAGTCCGTATCAGGGAGGAGTTTTCTTTCTTGCAATTCAATTCCCTACAGATTACCCTTTTAAACCACCAAAG GTTGCATTTACAACAAGAATATATCATCCAAACATAAACAGCAATGGCAGCATATGTCTTGATATTCTGCGGTCACAGTGGTCACCGGCATTAACAATATCAAAAG TTTTATTGTCTATTTGTTCACTCCTGTGCGATCCTAATCCTGATGATCCACTGGTTCCAGAAATTGCACACATGTATAAAACAGATAAGGAAAA GTACAACAAGCAAGCAAGAGATTGGACTCAGAAGTATGCAATGTAG
- the ube2d1b gene encoding ubiquitin-conjugating enzyme E2 D1b isoform X3 translates to MCVCEHKELKDLQRDPPAQCSAGPAGDDMFVWQATIMGPYDSPYQGGVFFLAIQFPTDYPFKPPKVAFTTRIYHPNINSNGSICLDILRSQWSPALTISKVLLSICSLLCDPNPDDPLVPEIAHMYKTDKEKYNKQARDWTQKYAM, encoded by the exons ATGTGCGTTTGTGAGCATAAG GAATTAAAAGACTTGCAACGAGACCCACCAGCTCAATGTTCAGCGGGTCCAGCAGGAGATGATA TGTTCGTTTGGCAAGCCACTATAATGGGACCT TATGACAGTCCGTATCAGGGAGGAGTTTTCTTTCTTGCAATTCAATTCCCTACAGATTACCCTTTTAAACCACCAAAG GTTGCATTTACAACAAGAATATATCATCCAAACATAAACAGCAATGGCAGCATATGTCTTGATATTCTGCGGTCACAGTGGTCACCGGCATTAACAATATCAAAAG TTTTATTGTCTATTTGTTCACTCCTGTGCGATCCTAATCCTGATGATCCACTGGTTCCAGAAATTGCACACATGTATAAAACAGATAAGGAAAA GTACAACAAGCAAGCAAGAGATTGGACTCAGAAGTATGCAATGTAG
- the ube2d1b gene encoding ubiquitin-conjugating enzyme E2 D1b isoform X2 produces MAKRRIEKELKDLQRDPPAQCSAGPAGDDMFVWQATIMGPYDSPYQGGVFFLAIQFPTDYPFKPPKVAFTTRIYHPNINSNGSICLDILRSQWSPALTISKVLLSICSLLCDPNPDDPLVPEIAHMYKTDKEKYNKQARDWTQKYAM; encoded by the exons GAATTAAAAGACTTGCAACGAGACCCACCAGCTCAATGTTCAGCGGGTCCAGCAGGAGATGATA TGTTCGTTTGGCAAGCCACTATAATGGGACCT TATGACAGTCCGTATCAGGGAGGAGTTTTCTTTCTTGCAATTCAATTCCCTACAGATTACCCTTTTAAACCACCAAAG GTTGCATTTACAACAAGAATATATCATCCAAACATAAACAGCAATGGCAGCATATGTCTTGATATTCTGCGGTCACAGTGGTCACCGGCATTAACAATATCAAAAG TTTTATTGTCTATTTGTTCACTCCTGTGCGATCCTAATCCTGATGATCCACTGGTTCCAGAAATTGCACACATGTATAAAACAGATAAGGAAAA GTACAACAAGCAAGCAAGAGATTGGACTCAGAAGTATGCAATGTAG